From one Methanobrevibacter woesei genomic stretch:
- a CDS encoding IGHMBP2 family helicase, producing MKQNIRNFIKLINYERKAEIAVMQNEIKKLSGHEREDKGRAINNLKGKHIGKELGFQIVKYGRKKEINTEINVGDIVLISAGNPLKSDLTGTVTEKGSRFIKVAFESVPKWALKKHVRLDLYVNDITFRRMEDNLNSLTLYGENALNLLLSKINSNPIEDYNEKVDFNDKGLNKSQKIAIEKSLKSKDFYLIHGPFGTGKTRTLIELIYQEYLRGNKILATSESNTSADNILERLSKFDIEITRLGHPQRVLKDNIKYTLAYKFENHPLNQKIESIHKKISKICEERDKHTKPSPQYRRGYNDSEIYRLGVQRRGGRGVSSEKMNSMAKWLEQNSKVNKLYLEIDRYENSIIKDIIKNSDVIISTNSSAALEEISNIRFDVAIIDEATQATIPSVLIPINKSKKFILAGDHKQLPPTIISEKASELSETLFEKLIEKYEEKSSLLKVQYRMNDKLIKFPNEEFYNGELTSDNSVKNISLSDILNLEDVKNLNKKEKKLLSSKHPLIFIDTSEMKNNFEKHLKDSKSIVNKLESKIVLKISEFYESLGINYKDMGIITPYLDQANLISNKTDVEVKTVDGFQGREKEIIIISTVRSNKKGKIGFLKDLRRLNVSLTRAKRKLIIVGNKKTLSHNKHYAKLINESVEI from the coding sequence TTGAAACAAAATATTAGAAATTTTATAAAACTTATAAATTACGAACGAAAAGCAGAAATAGCTGTAATGCAAAATGAAATAAAAAAATTATCTGGCCATGAACGAGAAGACAAAGGAAGGGCAATTAATAATTTAAAAGGAAAACATATTGGAAAAGAACTTGGATTTCAAATAGTAAAATATGGGCGTAAAAAAGAGATTAATACTGAAATAAACGTTGGAGACATAGTTTTAATAAGTGCTGGAAATCCCTTAAAAAGCGATTTGACAGGCACTGTAACTGAAAAAGGCAGCAGATTTATTAAAGTTGCTTTTGAAAGCGTTCCTAAATGGGCATTGAAAAAGCATGTACGCCTTGACTTATATGTTAATGATATAACTTTCAGAAGAATGGAAGACAATTTAAATAGCTTAACTTTATATGGAGAAAATGCTTTAAATCTGCTTTTAAGTAAAATAAACTCAAATCCAATTGAAGACTATAATGAAAAAGTAGATTTTAATGATAAAGGATTAAATAAATCTCAAAAAATAGCTATTGAAAAAAGTCTTAAAAGTAAAGATTTTTACTTAATTCATGGTCCCTTTGGAACTGGAAAAACAAGAACTCTCATTGAGCTTATTTACCAAGAGTATCTAAGAGGAAATAAAATTTTAGCAACTTCTGAAAGCAACACAAGTGCTGACAACATTCTTGAAAGATTATCTAAATTTGATATTGAAATAACCAGATTAGGCCATCCACAGAGAGTACTGAAAGATAATATCAAATATACTCTAGCCTATAAGTTTGAAAACCATCCGCTTAATCAAAAAATTGAATCAATACATAAAAAGATTAGCAAAATCTGTGAAGAAAGGGATAAACATACAAAACCAAGTCCACAGTATAGAAGAGGTTATAATGATAGTGAAATCTACAGATTAGGAGTTCAAAGAAGAGGAGGGCGTGGAGTAAGTTCAGAAAAGATGAATTCAATGGCAAAATGGCTAGAACAAAACAGCAAAGTGAATAAATTATATTTAGAAATTGACAGATATGAAAATAGCATAATAAAAGACATTATTAAAAACAGTGATGTAATTATATCAACAAATTCCTCAGCAGCACTTGAAGAAATTTCAAATATTAGATTTGATGTTGCAATTATCGATGAAGCTACACAAGCAACAATTCCCAGCGTATTAATTCCCATCAATAAATCAAAGAAATTCATACTTGCCGGAGATCATAAACAGCTCCCCCCAACAATAATTAGTGAAAAAGCATCTGAACTTTCAGAAACACTATTTGAAAAGTTAATTGAGAAATATGAGGAAAAATCAAGTCTTTTAAAAGTGCAATATCGTATGAATGACAAATTGATAAAATTTCCAAATGAAGAATTTTACAATGGAGAGCTAACAAGTGACAATAGTGTTAAAAACATAAGTCTAAGTGATATTCTTAATTTAGAAGATGTTAAAAACTTAAATAAAAAAGAAAAGAAATTGTTATCCTCTAAACACCCTTTAATTTTTATTGATACATCAGAAATGAAAAATAACTTTGAAAAACACCTTAAAGATTCCAAATCTATCGTGAATAAATTAGAATCAAAAATTGTTCTTAAAATTAGTGAGTTTTATGAAAGTTTAGGCATTAATTACAAAGATATGGGAATCATAACCCCTTATTTAGATCAAGCAAATTTAATTTCTAATAAAACAGATGTTGAAGTTAAAACAGTAGATGGATTCCAAGGAAGAGAAAAGGAAATAATTATAATATCCACTGTTAGAAGCAATAAAAAAGGAAAAATAGGATTTTTAAAAGATTTACGTCGTTTAAATGTTTCGTTAACACGGGCAAAACGTAAATTAATCATTGTTGGTAATAAAAAGACATTATCACACAATAAACATTATGCAAAATTAATAAATGAATCAGTAGAAATTTAG
- a CDS encoding monovalent cation/H+ antiporter subunit E encodes MFLTRLGYGIIYFFDLIYEIIKSTIAVAWGGVIKGDIDPVVMDIETVLERPVSQTILANSISLTPGTLSVDLDSENRIIKVATISPREKEDIIPFEPYIKKMME; translated from the coding sequence ATGTTTTTAACTAGACTTGGTTATGGAATCATATATTTTTTTGATCTCATCTATGAAATAATTAAATCAACAATTGCTGTTGCTTGGGGTGGGGTTATTAAAGGCGATATTGACCCTGTTGTTATGGATATTGAAACTGTTTTAGAAAGGCCTGTTTCTCAAACTATACTTGCTAATAGTATTTCTTTAACACCGGGAACTTTATCTGTTGATTTGGATTCTGAAAATAGAATTATTAAAGTAGCGACTATTTCTCCAAGAGAGAAAGAGGATATTATTCCTTTTGAACCTTATATTAAAAAAATGATGGAATAA
- a CDS encoding DMT family transporter, with the protein MNSWIYLIVAGLFEMAWVLALNFSDNFTNYLFVFLTAIFMILSLIFLSLSFKTIPMGTAYACWTAIGAVGVIVFGILFLEESANLFRIFCIGLIIAGVMGLKLTS; encoded by the coding sequence ATGAATTCATGGATTTATCTAATTGTTGCAGGTTTATTTGAGATGGCTTGGGTTTTAGCTTTAAATTTCTCTGATAACTTCACTAATTATTTATTTGTATTTTTAACTGCTATATTCATGATTTTAAGCTTAATTTTCTTATCTTTATCTTTTAAAACAATACCTATGGGGACTGCATATGCCTGCTGGACAGCTATTGGTGCAGTTGGAGTAATTGTTTTCGGTATTCTATTTTTGGAAGAATCTGCGAATTTATTTAGGATTTTTTGTATTGGTCTGATCATTGCAGGAGTTATGGGATTAAAGTTAACTTCCTGA
- a CDS encoding cation:proton antiporter — protein sequence MYFLIEWIQSLLLIISAILIIIAAVGLLRVNKNQKNVVYARIHIVGIFDMACILAMIALGHYILAGLYFIIAPFAAHAMSYAYFKTEDDLNNSNIKKEITDEEIKENPFLHSKEEVQDLEREEFPADKKADERFSVSTLEISEDD from the coding sequence ATGTATTTCTTAATTGAATGGATTCAATCTCTCTTGTTAATTATTTCAGCAATCTTAATTATAATAGCTGCTGTTGGGCTATTAAGGGTAAATAAAAACCAGAAAAATGTTGTTTATGCAAGAATTCATATTGTAGGTATTTTTGATATGGCCTGTATTTTGGCAATGATTGCTTTAGGCCATTACATATTAGCTGGACTTTACTTTATTATAGCTCCATTTGCTGCTCATGCTATGAGTTATGCTTATTTCAAGACTGAAGATGATTTAAATAATTCTAATATTAAAAAAGAAATTACTGATGAAGAAATTAAAGAAAATCCTTTCTTACATTCAAAAGAAGAAGTGCAGGATTTGGAAAGAGAGGAATTTCCTGCAGATAAAAAAGCTGATGAAAGGTTTTCTGTTTCAACATTGGAAATAAGTGAGGATGATTAG
- a CDS encoding succinylglutamate desuccinylase/aspartoacylase domain-containing protein, translated as MHFEKINQFDNLEFSYICKNSGGYISRNHNIFENIILNSLNQFILNMAVFGTPIFKLGEGNKNLLILAGTHGNELSSQVAALDLINKLLTKDLNNTIYVIPFLAPKSTMDNLRHYDEMDLNRSAHIKGSLSCCLLDVIKELKIDYVGDFHTTALNSNPGIEAVFCSKQPSLESYLIASYISNSVCCELIPYDFAGETYTGAIEDVCNLNGIPSITGEVLSPFGEVAKGSIRRSFLQMNSFLEYFGD; from the coding sequence ATGCATTTTGAAAAAATTAATCAATTTGATAATCTTGAGTTTTCTTATATTTGTAAAAATTCTGGAGGCTATATATCAAGGAATCATAATATTTTTGAAAATATTATATTGAATTCTCTTAATCAATTCATACTTAATATGGCAGTTTTTGGAACTCCTATTTTTAAATTAGGTGAAGGTAATAAAAATTTATTAATTTTAGCTGGAACTCATGGAAATGAATTATCGTCTCAAGTTGCAGCCTTAGATTTAATCAATAAATTATTAACAAAGGACTTAAACAACACTATTTATGTTATTCCTTTTTTAGCACCAAAATCAACTATGGATAATCTAAGACATTATGATGAAATGGATTTAAATAGATCTGCTCATATTAAAGGTTCACTAAGTTGCTGTCTTTTAGATGTAATTAAAGAATTAAAAATAGATTATGTTGGTGATTTTCATACAACTGCTTTAAATAGTAATCCTGGAATTGAGGCTGTTTTTTGCAGTAAACAGCCTTCTTTAGAAAGTTATTTAATAGCTAGTTATATTTCAAACTCTGTATGTTGCGAATTGATTCCTTATGATTTTGCAGGCGAAACTTACACTGGTGCAATTGAGGATGTCTGCAATCTAAATGGTATTCCATCTATTACAGGGGAAGTTTTATCACCTTTTGGTGAAGTTGCTAAAGGAAGTATAAGACGTTCTTTTCTTCAGATGAATAGCTTTTTAGAATATTTTGGTGATTAA
- a CDS encoding energy-converting hydrogenase B subunit J, with protein MLILGPVIFGFILGFVVGVQIKTNSKQETKFTLASFVAIIIAGLLMAWQLGAYPFYTDVPIATGFIFALIGVLIGKLVSSAGEA; from the coding sequence ATGTTAATTTTAGGACCCGTTATATTTGGATTTATATTAGGTTTTGTTGTAGGAGTTCAGATTAAAACTAATTCAAAACAAGAAACTAAATTCACTTTAGCTTCTTTTGTAGCTATTATTATTGCAGGACTTTTAATGGCATGGCAATTAGGTGCATATCCATTTTATACTGATGTACCAATAGCTACTGGATTTATATTTGCTTTAATTGGAGTATTGATTGGTAAACTTGTATCTTCAGCAGGAGAAGCATGA
- a CDS encoding monovalent cation/H+ antiporter complex subunit F has product MDILFFSKYFVLIALIIMMFAALRIGAYKSTSMGLIGSSVVVVAFAVALLIAGEIWNAEFFRDISLALLIFGFVGTVAFAIAMGGDE; this is encoded by the coding sequence ATGGATATATTATTTTTTTCAAAATATTTTGTGCTTATAGCACTTATAATTATGATGTTTGCTGCATTAAGGATAGGTGCATATAAATCCACTTCAATGGGGTTAATAGGAAGCTCAGTTGTTGTTGTAGCTTTTGCTGTAGCTCTTCTTATCGCTGGTGAAATATGGAATGCAGAATTCTTTAGAGATATTTCATTAGCTTTATTAATATTTGGATTTGTAGGTACTGTTGCTTTTGCTATAGCTATGGGGGGAGATGAATAA
- a CDS encoding cation:proton antiporter subunit C: MDYTQLAIFFTSAALIIVGLFAAIFIDNIIKKVVGISFIEEGANLLIIGLGYKSGGVVPILMPGMDPSWYAANAAYPLPFGLVLTSIVIGASTLAVMLAIVMVLYKKYGTLSTAVMLADNSNEEGEL, translated from the coding sequence ATGGATTATACACAACTTGCAATTTTTTTCACATCTGCTGCTCTGATTATTGTAGGTCTTTTTGCAGCTATTTTCATTGATAATATAATCAAAAAAGTTGTTGGTATTAGCTTCATTGAAGAAGGAGCAAATCTATTAATCATTGGATTAGGTTATAAATCTGGTGGTGTTGTTCCTATTTTAATGCCAGGTATGGATCCTTCATGGTATGCAGCTAATGCAGCTTATCCATTGCCTTTTGGTTTAGTATTAACTAGTATTGTAATTGGGGCAAGTACTTTAGCAGTAATGCTGGCAATTGTAATGGTTCTTTATAAAAAATATGGTACTTTAAGTACTGCAGTGATGTTAGCAGATAATTCTAATGAGGAGGGTGAGTTATGA
- a CDS encoding hydrogenase: MKLYDQFFNVVKKFRQLFSGGPARNSDVSGSITAEILIIVSFLLVCLLIRHMSPLLAGIVVILGGVLLVANMPLIPKFKVEQEDSLDKMLFYAVLTLGILITFIYWGGNLV; the protein is encoded by the coding sequence ATGAAACTTTATGATCAATTCTTTAATGTAGTTAAAAAATTCAGACAATTGTTCTCTGGAGGCCCTGCTAGAAATTCTGATGTTTCAGGTAGTATTACTGCAGAAATATTAATAATTGTTTCATTTTTATTAGTGTGCTTGTTAATAAGGCACATGAGTCCTTTATTAGCAGGTATTGTTGTTATATTGGGTGGTGTTTTATTAGTTGCTAATATGCCACTTATTCCTAAATTTAAGGTGGAACAAGAAGATTCCTTAGATAAAATGTTGTTTTATGCAGTTCTTACCTTGGGAATTTTAATCACATTCATTTACTGGGGTGGAAATCTTGTCTAA
- a CDS encoding MnhB domain-containing protein, whose translation MSQGSTILKLIALPIAIILICLGVMTILGGHITPGGGFQGGAMIAAGVILCILVYGLEESPLKFSHEYIAILENVGALGYVILGLVGLFVAGSFLYNVGADFYNLVPGFIQNIFHYPDPTNAGIVPYLNIFVGLKVLVGLSAIVIAFVGFKKLGEENS comes from the coding sequence ATGAGTCAGGGAAGCACTATTCTTAAATTAATTGCACTGCCTATTGCTATTATTTTAATCTGTTTAGGTGTCATGACTATATTAGGTGGACATATTACTCCTGGTGGAGGATTCCAAGGTGGAGCAATGATTGCTGCTGGAGTTATTTTATGTATTCTAGTTTATGGATTGGAAGAATCTCCATTAAAATTTTCTCATGAGTATATTGCAATTTTAGAGAATGTTGGAGCATTAGGTTATGTTATTTTAGGTTTAGTTGGTTTATTTGTGGCTGGATCATTTTTATACAATGTTGGTGCGGATTTCTATAATTTGGTTCCAGGATTTATTCAAAATATTTTCCATTATCCAGATCCAACTAATGCAGGTATTGTTCCATACTTAAACATATTTGTGGGATTAAAAGTACTTGTAGGATTATCTGCAATAGTAATAGCCTTTGTAGGCTTTAAAAAATTAGGAGAAGAAAATAGCTGA
- a CDS encoding metal-dependent hydrolase, translating to MSSYKGHTLFALILSLLFFHNPLIVALTVIGANIPDFDHKFKRDTVYKIIILGLVLFIVLYMLKLPYLLGLIVLFLGLTFYFSQHRSFTHSIFGLFVLTATVSLILIFAAELIPFSNAYILMFILIILIGFLFLNNHLLAIFIACFVLSILFFGPISINYIEVAFGLFLGILSHIVLDSFSPAGIKLFAPISSKKVHKKFGMVIIAILAILAIVYYIYYGNFFIDLILGFLQSMI from the coding sequence ATGTCATCTTATAAAGGACATACATTATTTGCTTTGATATTATCTCTGTTATTCTTTCATAATCCTCTTATTGTTGCTTTAACAGTTATCGGGGCGAATATTCCTGATTTTGACCATAAATTTAAAAGAGACACTGTTTATAAAATAATCATTTTAGGTTTGGTCTTATTCATTGTTCTTTATATGCTTAAATTACCTTATCTTTTGGGATTAATCGTTTTATTTTTAGGTTTAACCTTTTATTTTTCACAGCATAGAAGTTTCACCCACTCTATATTTGGTTTATTTGTATTAACTGCAACTGTTAGCTTAATTTTGATTTTTGCAGCTGAATTAATTCCATTTTCAAATGCATATATATTAATGTTTATTTTAATAATTTTAATTGGGTTTTTATTTTTAAATAACCATTTATTAGCGATATTCATTGCCTGTTTTGTCTTAAGCATTTTATTCTTTGGCCCAATATCAATTAACTATATTGAAGTGGCATTTGGACTGTTTTTAGGTATTTTAAGCCACATTGTATTGGATTCATTTTCTCCAGCAGGTATTAAGTTATTTGCACCAATTTCTTCTAAAAAAGTGCATAAAAAATTTGGAATGGTTATAATAGCTATTTTAGCAATTTTAGCTATTGTATATTATATTTATTATGGTAATTTCTTTATTGACTTAATTTTAGGTTTTCTCCAGTCAATGATTTGA
- a CDS encoding DUF4040 domain-containing protein, with protein MVVMYALMIITVLSAILALIQKDLMKAAILTGFSGGALAVLFQLLLAPDVALTQAIVGAAIVPVFIALAIKKTQREDS; from the coding sequence ATGGTAGTAATGTATGCTTTGATGATTATTACAGTATTAAGTGCGATTCTTGCTCTTATTCAAAAAGATTTAATGAAAGCAGCAATTTTAACTGGATTTTCTGGAGGGGCATTAGCAGTTCTTTTCCAATTATTATTAGCTCCAGATGTTGCTTTAACTCAAGCTATTGTGGGTGCAGCTATTGTTCCTGTATTCATTGCATTAGCTATTAAAAAAACACAAAGGGAGGATAGCTAA
- a CDS encoding 4Fe-4S binding protein yields MFLSTNKCDGSGDCIKQCPTKAIRYIGGKAFSCLTCGKCYEACPNDAIFKNNYGGYVVDRAKCNACGICMHSCPIDNIKIEDGVTYGICSRCGVCMEACPNSARVDGFELTEEKHLNFIKSLNFNLPPIDVPKKSEKKVVTRGYFGTNYDDCIFCGRCQDKCPTNAINVNIDRDEGICTQCRACVDACSNGSITKQLIINHDTCTLCLNCVKNCPHDAITIGDFEVNINNINQKSAGSIVSCLNCGLCAELSENNSLKRINNAQRYDPTADIGETVEKVHEVSIGLCPVSTLKEDENLFIFDEVNNVELPTLSGFCVSCGTCVNACDVQGARVYKVATWDGSISDDCISCGICYEVCPEEAITLNRGSISVNLDKCILCERCAVHCPVDAIPRSTMHKRVIDSGFCFIDEKLCINCGLCYKTCSYDAIIKKEDGFEVNDEKCKYCGACKNACPSNAFIFERNFKDSTEGI; encoded by the coding sequence ATGTTTTTGTCAACAAATAAATGTGATGGAAGCGGGGATTGTATTAAACAATGTCCAACAAAAGCTATTAGATATATTGGCGGAAAAGCTTTTAGTTGTCTTACATGTGGAAAATGTTATGAAGCTTGCCCTAATGATGCTATATTTAAAAATAATTATGGTGGATATGTTGTAGATAGAGCAAAATGTAATGCATGTGGAATCTGTATGCATTCTTGTCCTATTGACAATATTAAGATTGAAGATGGTGTTACTTATGGTATCTGCTCACGTTGTGGAGTTTGTATGGAGGCTTGTCCTAATTCTGCAAGGGTAGATGGATTTGAGTTAACTGAAGAAAAACATCTTAATTTCATTAAATCTTTAAATTTCAATTTACCTCCTATTGATGTTCCTAAAAAATCAGAAAAAAAAGTAGTTACAAGGGGTTACTTTGGAACCAATTATGATGATTGTATCTTCTGTGGTCGTTGTCAAGATAAATGTCCTACAAATGCAATTAATGTAAACATAGATAGGGATGAAGGTATTTGTACTCAATGTAGGGCTTGTGTTGATGCTTGTTCTAATGGTTCAATCACAAAACAATTAATTATAAATCATGATACCTGTACACTTTGTTTAAACTGTGTTAAAAACTGCCCTCATGATGCAATTACAATTGGTGATTTTGAGGTTAACATTAATAATATAAATCAAAAATCAGCTGGAAGCATTGTATCTTGTCTAAATTGTGGATTATGTGCTGAATTAAGTGAAAATAACTCTTTAAAAAGAATTAATAATGCACAAAGATATGATCCAACTGCAGATATTGGAGAAACTGTAGAAAAAGTTCATGAAGTGTCTATTGGATTATGTCCTGTTTCCACTTTAAAAGAAGATGAAAATCTATTCATATTTGATGAAGTGAATAATGTTGAATTGCCTACTTTATCTGGTTTTTGTGTTTCCTGTGGAACTTGTGTAAATGCATGTGATGTTCAAGGAGCAAGAGTTTATAAAGTAGCTACTTGGGATGGTTCAATTTCTGATGACTGTATATCCTGTGGAATTTGTTATGAAGTATGTCCTGAAGAAGCTATTACATTAAACAGGGGCTCCATTTCTGTAAACTTAGATAAATGTATATTATGTGAAAGATGTGCTGTTCATTGTCCAGTTGATGCAATCCCAAGATCCACTATGCACAAGAGAGTAATTGACAGTGGTTTCTGTTTCATTGATGAAAAATTATGTATTAACTGTGGATTATGTTATAAAACTTGTTCATATGATGCAATTATTAAAAAAGAAGATGGATTCGAAGTGAATGATGAAAAATGTAAGTATTGTGGAGCATGTAAGAATGCATGTCCGTCTAATGCATTTATTTTCGAGAGAAACTTTAAAGATTCTACAGAGGGTATTTAA
- the ehbF gene encoding energy conserving hydrogenase EhbF, which yields MNEFIPLMVIIPMLCALLVSTFSNFNRVVKIIALIVGIALPIIPLIANYGLHYFGGYSPIVDNVTGVLYHPAITYSFDILQQIFICALGLLTFITVFIFITKYKKASGPYLFLVFMGTASVTALLLTDDIFNMFVFFEILALAQVGIVAASSLENSYEMALKYMVLGSIGSPMMLLGIALILGVFGNLNITDIVTAIHTGAVSVASPVLLMACGLIFFGWLYASGLPPFHTIKSGIYSKTEPHTAALLQAFTVGSMVSIVLIMFRIFSPLPFFEMLLVVFSAIAMILGISLALTQTDFRRMIGFLAVGELGFIGLAIGLGTEFALSAGLFQAFNEMITTALLFIGFGVVAYATGESDTRKIGGLIGYYPKTAIIILIAGLSMAGVPPLAGFQSKLMLVQASLSCGFPELSLLAIIVSIATFVVFVRAFYKIFLSPKPNDLEIANTHIPRTVLFTMVILFIIIIVVGFVPGLITDGIFQYVGGLF from the coding sequence ATGAATGAGTTTATTCCTTTAATGGTTATCATTCCTATGTTATGTGCTCTTCTTGTAAGTACATTCTCTAACTTTAATAGGGTTGTTAAAATAATTGCTTTAATTGTTGGTATTGCATTACCTATAATTCCTTTAATCGCTAATTATGGTTTACATTACTTTGGAGGTTATTCACCTATAGTTGATAATGTAACTGGTGTCTTATATCATCCAGCTATTACATATTCCTTTGATATACTTCAACAGATATTTATCTGTGCTTTAGGTCTTTTAACTTTCATAACTGTATTTATATTCATAACCAAATACAAAAAAGCTTCTGGACCATACTTATTCCTTGTATTTATGGGTACTGCATCTGTAACTGCATTATTATTAACTGATGACATATTCAACATGTTTGTATTCTTTGAGATTTTGGCATTAGCACAAGTAGGTATTGTTGCAGCTTCTTCTCTAGAGAATAGCTATGAAATGGCTCTTAAATATATGGTGTTAGGTTCTATTGGAAGTCCAATGATGCTTTTAGGAATTGCATTAATATTGGGTGTCTTTGGAAACTTAAATATTACAGACATTGTTACAGCTATTCATACTGGTGCAGTTAGTGTTGCTTCTCCAGTTCTATTAATGGCTTGTGGATTGATATTCTTTGGTTGGTTATATGCATCAGGTTTACCACCGTTCCATACTATAAAATCTGGTATTTACAGTAAAACTGAACCTCATACTGCTGCTTTGCTTCAGGCATTTACTGTTGGGTCAATGGTTTCAATTGTATTGATAATGTTTAGAATATTTTCACCATTACCATTCTTTGAAATGTTGCTTGTTGTATTTTCAGCAATAGCTATGATTTTAGGTATTTCATTGGCTTTAACACAGACAGATTTCAGAAGAATGATTGGGTTTTTAGCTGTTGGTGAGCTAGGTTTCATTGGTTTAGCTATAGGTCTTGGAACAGAATTTGCTTTATCTGCGGGTCTTTTCCAAGCATTTAATGAAATGATTACAACAGCATTGCTCTTCATTGGATTTGGTGTTGTTGCTTATGCTACTGGTGAAAGTGATACTCGTAAAATTGGTGGATTAATTGGATATTATCCAAAAACAGCTATAATCATTCTTATTGCAGGTTTATCCATGGCTGGTGTTCCACCATTAGCTGGTTTCCAAAGTAAATTAATGCTTGTTCAAGCTTCATTAAGTTGCGGATTCCCAGAGCTATCATTATTAGCTATTATTGTAAGTATTGCAACATTTGTTGTATTTGTAAGAGCATTCTACAAAATATTCTTAAGTCCAAAGCCAAATGATTTGGAAATTGCTAATACTCATATTCCAAGAACTGTTCTTTTCACAATGGTAATCTTATTTATTATAATTATTGTTGTTGGATTTGTTCCAGGATTAATTACAGATGGTATTTTCCAATATGTAGGGGGTCTGTTTTAG
- a CDS encoding 4Fe-4S binding protein, protein MKDMLKIALEGTFDNFKRIFFAADRVTDMDIRKKISTGTVEPEKKVDDAACIGCGGCANVCPTDAIEMKPLNTRVKLTDDWIISEVPELNPEKCVVCYHCHDFCPVYALFGEKGAIHPNSVGEQEVDVSNLIEQPFKISDDKLKMISQYLSDKTILKNKK, encoded by the coding sequence ATGAAAGATATGCTTAAAATAGCTTTGGAAGGAACTTTTGACAACTTTAAAAGAATTTTCTTCGCAGCAGACAGAGTAACTGATATGGATATACGTAAAAAGATTTCTACTGGAACCGTGGAACCAGAGAAAAAGGTTGATGATGCTGCTTGTATAGGTTGTGGGGGTTGTGCTAATGTTTGCCCTACTGATGCAATTGAGATGAAACCTTTAAATACAAGAGTTAAATTGACTGATGATTGGATCATATCTGAAGTTCCTGAATTAAACCCTGAAAAATGTGTTGTATGTTATCATTGTCATGATTTTTGTCCGGTTTATGCATTATTCGGTGAAAAAGGAGCAATACATCCAAATTCTGTTGGAGAACAAGAAGTGGATGTGTCAAATTTAATTGAACAACCCTTTAAAATATCTGATGATAAACTTAAAATGATTTCACAGTATCTCTCAGATAAAACTATATTAAAAAATAAAAAATAG
- a CDS encoding EhbH — translation MSKSIRNIISVAAIAVFAATLCDALFHLSNIIVPGVSNIYNALGTSIAPNLITVVIFDFRGYDTLGESLILLTAGLVVLLIFGRGRLGGNKE, via the coding sequence TTGTCTAAAAGTATTAGAAATATAATTTCAGTTGCTGCAATAGCTGTTTTCGCAGCAACTTTATGTGATGCACTTTTCCATTTAAGTAATATAATAGTTCCTGGTGTAAGTAATATTTATAATGCTTTAGGAACAAGCATTGCTCCAAACCTAATTACTGTTGTAATTTTTGATTTCAGAGGTTACGATACTTTAGGTGAGTCTTTAATATTATTAACTGCAGGTTTAGTAGTTTTACTTATATTTGGTAGAGGTAGATTAGGGGGTAATAAAGAATGA